The sequence below is a genomic window from Aerosakkonema funiforme FACHB-1375.
CCCCCTTTGCCAGAATACCTGGGTTAATAAACAAAACTACTTTAACTTTTTTACCGTATTTATTTTCCAAATCGCGCAAAACAGGGAGCAAATTTGTATAAAAAGTTTTATAGGAATCGTCAAAGGTGATCATAATTGGCTTTTGACCGAGATGTTCCGGGGGAATCTGCTTAAATTTAACAATAAAATAGTCATACATATCTTGAGTTGAAAGGAACCAAAAATTGTGGCGAACTAAATAATCTAAAAACTCGCTCAAATCTTGCTTGGTGTAATCTATTTCAGGCAAAGGACTCCCTTGAAGACGCTTTTCACTGGGATTTTCAATATCAATAATGCTATGAAAGCCAAAAATAGGAATTTTTGGTGTTAAGAAATTTAGAATTAACCATATAGTAAATATACTGGCTACAGTAGCGATAAAAATTCCGAACGGAAAATTTTTAAATTTAAACTTGATTAACTTCATCGATCGCATCTCTCTAATGCTTAAATCATCATTTTAATCTCATCTCGCTCCTAAATAACACACGAGTTCCTATTGTGCAATAAAGAGCGGGCAAACAGTATCAATGGTTGCGAACCCGACGCGGTGAACTGGGCATTAGGGGTTTGTTTGCAGGTGGTTTGAAGCGAGGCGGGATGGGGGGAAACTTGGGAGGGGCTGGTTGAAACCATTTAAAAACTTGTGCTTGACCCAAATGGAAATGATAAACAGTTGCTAATGCGGCTAAT
It includes:
- a CDS encoding polysaccharide deacetylase family protein → MKLIKFKFKNFPFGIFIATVASIFTIWLILNFLTPKIPIFGFHSIIDIENPSEKRLQGSPLPEIDYTKQDLSEFLDYLVRHNFWFLSTQDMYDYFIVKFKQIPPEHLGQKPIMITFDDSYKTFYTNLLPVLRDLENKYGKKVKVVLFINPGILAKGESKTAYNLTCRNLRKGFLKGFYDIQSHGHRHKKLTELNTDELIYEIAEAQVKLRRCTQDLDPNKTVASHIAYPYGASNKKVEEYVSKYYLSGYLYNSRMFKIGWLRSNYQIPRLSVNHSKSTQKLIQMAERALTIKN